The Salminus brasiliensis chromosome 14, fSalBra1.hap2, whole genome shotgun sequence genome contains the following window.
GAGGAGGTGTTCCAGGGTTGGAAcagggttttgtgtgtgtgtgtgtgtgtgtgtgtgtgtgagagtgtgtgagagtgtgtgtacgtgtgtgtgaggGTTGAGCGTCCGTGTGATTACCATCGGGGTAATACTGCTGGTTTAAGGGCTCGCTGGAGCTGGCAGTGTGTCCGTACTGCTCTCCGTAGAACTCCTCTTGGCCCATGTACTGCGGGGCAGATCCTGAAAGACAGGGTGACACCAGGGTTGGTTAACCCTTAAATTTAAACCTCGGGTCACTCACGACCCTCGACTTCACCCCCTCCCGCCCCCTTTTATCTGGTCACTTCCTTGTATTCCTCAACCTGTTCGTTTTAGCAGTTTACCAATACAGCCGGTCCACCGCTCCCCTAGATCTCAATTAATAACTGATGGTAATTAATATGATCAAACGTGGCGACACTTGGATGGTGTTTTGTGTTGGTAGGCTGTCCTAAAATACTCCGTTTTACCTTCTTATCAGAAGGTCACAAAAAAGCTAAACAAAAAATAGAACAAAAATATTGCAGGTAAATAAATTCAAACGTTAATATAACCCagttacaattatttttttaaatgattaattgtACATTTATTATGTGCATATAATAATCCATGTTTTTTGTTACTACAGCAGTCTTGGGGATTAAGGGTTTAGGGGATTTATATTGAActatatatgtacagtatatatctatatatataactatataatttGGGATTTGAAAGGGTACAAAGCTGTCTTAAAGTTAAAAACTATTATCACTCATGTTGACGTCtaccataataataaaaatctacTTGAAAGGAAACATATTTCAATTACCCAAAGTACCAAAATATGGAGTTATCAACTCTAAAATCAAGTGTCGGACAGCACAACCTTTAAAATAGAGTTTGTTAAATAGTAAAACTGTGCAtcagaaaatacaaaatatatttgACAATTTGGCTCAGAATATTAACTTAAATTTGCTATAACTGCTGATAGAAATATTTGTATCTCAGTGGTACGACTATAACTAATCCCTAACTGGTAAATGAGCACTGATATGAGTGATATGAGTGATGAGTGATACTGAACACGTTATCCAACTGGAAACATGTATCTCCGTATCTTCTGCTTTGGTATGTTTAGACTAGGGATGCGCcaatccggctttttcagttccaataccgatacataaactcTGCATAttggtcgatacccgataccgatccgatgCTGAATTAATGAACCGtacacctcaccatgtgggagagacttaaggcatcaggactgacttaaacattacttataattctatttataataaaacaaattaacacagatataaatgtactaaattactattatccgatacccgatccagctacttttgttaatatcgggacagacacccgatcctaatatcagatcggtgcatccctagtttacACCCACCTTAGATCAAAGATGAAATAATAGCTGAAACAACTGTGCCTTTAGCATCAATAGCTATATGCACATTTTGCCATAGTGTTTATTTAGACCATAGACATCTTTTAAAGCTATATCAGAAATAAAAAAGGCAAAGGCCTACAACTTTGCACCCTGACATAATGTTGTTAATTTGTTTAACAGAAATCAGAGGGTcacctttcttctgaaatctggtCTTTTTAAATGGACATAACCCAGTAaatttattctgtatttagacCCAAAATAATCAAAGCTGTATTGACCGCCTCAAGATTTATATTAGGGCAGTAAGGCATGtttaaaattttatatatataattttatttttattatatatatatatatatatatatatatatatatatatatatatatatatatatatatatataaaatgtttatttaaaaaatgactgcGAGTTAACTATGTTgatagttttttattttttatggcgGCTCGTTGATCAGTTAGATAACAACCCAGATAAAGTTTTTAAGAACAACTGAAATAAATACCCAGATATTTAAGGGTTAATCAGCCGATCCGATCAAACACAGCCTTTCtttgtgtgtgggtttgtggtTTTGGGAAAAAGGGGCTGACCATGGGCTGTAGAGGGGGTCTGCAGTAGTGTGGGCTTGGGAAAGCTTGGGCTTTTTGGAATTTTTGTTGATTAAGGGATCTGTGAGACAGAACAGAAACATCGGCTTGTGCAACCTGTGAAAAAAAGTCCAGGATTTCTGATCATTGATAAACAAAGCGGGTCTTTAATCACTCTACTGCCTGAACGAGGAGAAGGGGGGAAATCCATGGGGGAGGCGTAAAAAGAGGGGGAATTTGCGGAACCGATTTCCAACATGGCCGAAATGGTGTGCAGAAACTCCAGATATCACAACTTCCTTTTGAATCTGAGATGAAAAGCACATCCGACCGAACACAGAATGAGTAAACCAGGGAAACTCTGGCAAACAAAAGCTTATTAGCTTCAGGAGCACCGCAGGAACTATGACACCGTCAGGCCCAAACCATTCTCCCGAGATTAAAGCAATCAAACACTGAGAGTCTTCATCTGCTTTCACCTCACTGTGTTTCAGGTCCGCTCCGAAACATCCTGCTTTCCTAAAACCGGTGTCATACAGATGTTCACAGCTGCACAAAAGCGTCCACCGTCTGCCAACACTGAGCGCTCTAACCCCTATATTTAGTCAAGTGCTGTCGCAGCACGAAAGCAAAGATTTATGGGCTCCCGGACGAGGAGTGACAGCCGTGATAaatttctcctctcctctccttcaaGCCACCGGCAGCCGGTCATGCTGCCATCTCTACAGCACACACTGTCACGCAGCATTACCGAGAAATGGGGACAGAAAAAGATCATCTCCAGCATCGTCGACACTGCAGAAACGGTGTCCTAGCAAGTGAAATTCTCTTAAACCTAGTCTAAATATCTGATTTACACTGTGAATGAATATTAGAAGATTATTACTCACTTTGTTTTACTGTGGTTAAGTAATTTATCTACTGAAAGTCTCTGACTTTCCACTAGCAGATAATTGTAGCTGTATTTTTAAGGAAACAACAAATTATCTGCCAATTATCCAATAAAAAAGACACTTTTTAGTAAAAAATAAGTGAATAATTCAGTTAGTAAAATAGTAAAAGCTAAGTCAGTAGATCTTATAATAATATCTATAATAAAAAAGTCTTACAATAATCCTAGAAtaatctcaaaatgagaaatatccGATATTTAGATGACATTTAAGAGTATTTCACTTCCAGTGTGaacattctgctcttctggagttaataaatacaataaatacatcaacACTACAACATCTGTACAAACCCATCTTTTAGCATCTGCTTGATTCTGTGATGTGATTCCAACAGAACTGTCCGTCCTTATCCAGCAGATAAAGATACATTGCAAAAATGGTGAAATCCTCCTAAATGTAGtttaaatatctaatatttctcattttgagattaTTCTAGGATTATTGTAGGATTTATTAGAAAATGTAATAACTTATATTACCttcttttcatttgttcatttgtttatcTACTAAAAATGTCTTGTTATATTTTCTTAATgcaattaattttaatattataaaaataataaacttttcttaaattaatttaaaaagaatttagatcatttagtttttattacaaaataatgATTGAAACAAGCTGAATATTCTGCCAGTGAAATAAGACACTTTCAGTAGATTTAAAACCACAAATAACGCTAATGCTAAAAACAAATGCTAAAATAAGTCAAtaagattataatataattatatataagttGAAAACTCATAATATTGGCATAAGAGTGTAAAAATGAGGAGTATCAGACATTTAAACTGGATTTAAGAAGATTTCACTTACTAAAATATCATTTTATGACACATAGCCACCGGTTCCGCATTCCTCAACTACCATCTCCAcgccaccaacacacacaccagccagcaccaaaacacaccacaacccAACCGAACTCACAAGAAGGACCCGTCACTTACCTTGCTGAGAGGGACGGTAGCTTCCAATGGGCCTCTGTGGCATCATGCTGTTGCCTTGGTTCCCCTGACCCATCATACCCATGGACTGCTGGCCCTGGTAGTGCTGTCCTCCGGCCTGGGACGAGGAATAATGGGGTCCTGCACCTTGCTGATGCATCATAGAGACTGAGAAGAACCAGGAGGGGGCGACACCACACACATTACCATAGGAACAGCAGTTATCTCACAAACAGCCTGTAAAGAAAGGTCGTAAAGGTCAAGGAGCCGCATCAGAGAAGCCGGGGGGAGGACTAAAATATTCGTCGTGGGGAAAAGAAGAGCAGAAGCCAAGCTAGGGTAAGTGCTCGCACAAAGAGAAAAAACGCTGACAGTCGGGGGAACAAAAGGGGCAGCATGTCAGAGGAGGGGAGAGGTTAAAGGTCAGGGAAGCCTGTTAATAGAGGAGGTGAATAATTAAAGAGAGCGGAGGGCGGGGCGGACTGGACCCCCAGTGAtgaactgaatgtgtttgtttttatctgcttttttaaaaatctgccTCTAATTCAACCATTCAAACCCTGATCTGAGATGTTAGCCGGGCAAAAATGGATTATTTTACTTCAGGAGCAAAAGCAGAACCCTTTGATGTCTATAAAGAACCACATACTAAAAGTTCTCCTGCCTTTAGAACTAACTAGGAAAGTTAGGAGTACGTTTTCAGTACACTTTCAGCAATTACAGATTTTATAAAGTACTCAAAAGGTGGTTACTGTACTTCAGGAACCCGTTTTGGTGCTTTACAGGATCATTTGTAcaaggttctataaagaactcCTTTATTTAGGACTAACTAGGAAAATAAACAGGTACCAAAaaggggttccactattgttaggAGTACTTTTTCAGTACACTTTCAGCAATTACAGATTTTATAAAGTACTCAAAATGCTACACATGATCAATtgggttctataaagaaccatctacaaaaggttctcCTTCATTTAGAACTAACTAGGAAAATAATCATGTAGGTACCAAAAGGGGTTCCACTATTAGTAGGAGTACGTTTTCAGTACACTTTCAGCAATTACAGATTTTACTCAAAAGGTAGTTACTGTACTTCAGTACTTCAGGAACCTGTTTTGGTGCTATACAGGATCATTTGTAcaaggttctataaagaaccattctCCCTAATTAAGAACTAACTAGGGAAATCATCAGTTAGGCAccaaaaaaagggttccactattgttattaGTACTTTCCCAGTATTTTagtacactctaagcaaaaaatACTATGAAAGTACTTTCAGAATCATTTAAGCATTTGATGGTTCCTTAAGTTGTAGCAGATCTAGATAGAACCACTatctttattaaagaacccttaaaggaACCTCCCTTTTTAAGGCCATCCATATAAACCCATGACAACTAAAGTAACCCACCCGAAtgcataaatggttcttggcttgtaAAAGCGGGAACCTGAGACAGAACCTTTAGTTTGACATGATATCACAAATGGACCTCACTAAAGAACGCCATGCAGAACCATCTCCCTGTCCTGTGGTTGTATACAGAACCTTACCTTAACGGAAAAACCCAGAGAACCCCCTTCCTAAGCGTGTACTACATAGAACAGTGTTTGCTGAGTGTGGTTAGGTGGCCGGACAGATCTTCAGAGTACTACATCAGTTCTAGGTCCTGTGGTGCTTCTCAGTGATCTTCTAACGCTACTGATCAGCTCAGAAAGGCCCAGCtactcttctcacttcccatcgGTCACTCTCATGAGGATTAGAGCCAAACACCAAACACAGGAAGACCACATTTCCTCATTCTGTTTCACTCATTATTAATAAAgtattaataaacacattaataagCACTATGCCTTTTGAACTGAGCAAAATatgctgttattattaataaccaaTATATTAGAACCTAATTCAACTGAACTGATaagaaataaaacataaaatgatgtaaaaaatCTACAGAATGTGCCAGAAATACAACATCCTCTACACCAATGCAATAAATTCCATTATTTTATAgtaacattttttattaaattatatttattttaataatgtgtTTCTAATTTTACTCAATTTTTCCACCCAATTTGAAATTTTGGCCAATTATCCAATCCCTGTTCACTGTTATAACTCCCTCTATGACTAGCAATTACCCTCAACACTCCGACATgcccaactgtgctctctcaggctccggctgctgatggcaagcagcatgatctgggcttcaaaccagcgatcctcagatcgtagtggcagcgccttagtctgctggaccactcgcAGCACCTCTCTATCCAATTTCTCATTCCTGAGAtgaagtattatttatttattatttattgtctttatttttttactctatatatcactgctatagacaacatcactaagtcactttatatAAGAGGAATAGACagaaacatacatatttatatttagctccactctgtctcataaatgtacatatcagagaatttctacagatccctcctgtctttgtatattctgtattttgtgtgtattttgcatttatttaatatcatttttagataactttattttaatatgtttagtaggTATAtcgttttgtcctcctgtagagcatcaacctgagcctcaccacaagcatttcaatgcataaattaattttaaaaagtagaaaTTAAGTCAAAGATTTGGGCCTTACTGCACGAATCTCCATCagtataatatacagtatgattGTAGCATTAAATCTATAATATATGTGTTTTAGCTACTTGTGCGCAGGTAGGGGTTCTGATtagcctttctagcaatcctaccaGCAGTTGTCTCTGGACCTATTTGAAACTTGGGTGTCCAAACTTCTGCACGTTTTGCCACTGTGCAGCTGTAATTGGCTCATCTGTCCATAACCCCACTATAGTGAACATTGAAGATATAGATCTATGTGAAGTGAAATTATATCATGAATGTAACATTAACTGGTTATTATCCGTGCactctgtggacaaaagtaatgggacacccctcttaatcactgaattcaagtgaatgattcagtgcctccagcctctagccctgcagtctgtctttcctccacacatcagtgaaagaacgggaggttctgaagagctcactgaactccagcgtggttctgtatgtaataggagacaccgctgcaccaacaacaacaagtcagctggtgaaatctcctccctcctagatcttcctccatcagctgtgagtggtgttattattgaacagtggaagagtttaggaggaacagctcacagagagcagctcagccaccgagtgtctgtcagaccacgtaaagttacagagcggggtcagggccgagtgctgagctcagagcagagtgcagaaaagcctccaactgactcagtaactgcagcagagctccagacctgctgctgctgctgctgctagagctgcagaggaggaccagctccttattaatgACTGTaggtttagaatgggacgtcttataaataataatactgtataataataatacttataataataatcctaTATGtggaatgtgcaggtgtcccaatacttttgtccacagagtTCCTTTAGCTAGCCTGGGCTTGTTAACGGTAGTACACCCACGACTCCTGACTGGACCACACCGCTGATCCCAGGCGGGCGAGCGCTCTGGGGGGCTCACCTTGGTTTGACTGCATGTTGAGGTTGGTGCGGGAGGAGGACGGGTAGCCCCCCTGCCCCTGAAGCGTGGTGGTGCCCTGAGAGGAGGGAACTGAGTGGCTGTAGCCAGGCCCAGAGCCATGGCTGCTGGAGGGCAGGCTCATGGAGGTGGAGGGCCCGGGGCCGGACTGCTGCTGCATGGGGGCGTGGCTGGGGCctgacaacacacactcacagtcaaaCTGGGCACTCAGTAAAGATAAGGCACGATGTGCGCACACGGCGCCACACATTCAGTTCATCAGCAGAACACAGCGTTCAGAGAGGACCACGGGCGATGGGTGGAGACCCCAGTTCAGCACCGCCTCCCCGTACACCTGGAGCTGAGAGGCCAAAGCTGTGTGGGCTCATACCCCACCAATCAGCATCGTGTGGAGGTGCTCAGTAATCTCTGATGGACTTGAtgttgtggtttctgacactgtaggaggcgctgttatctagaacatgggctGAACTACAGAACTCAGGCGTCGAGATTCTGCTGCTGCTCATCTGACCTGAAATTATTACTGAACTTGATGCTTTAGTCCAAAAATAACAGCTGCCTTCAAACACTGTCCTATTTTGAGGGTTTGGTGTGCACAACAGATCCCAAAGACGGAGAGGAGGGATGGAAGAAAGGgaaggaaagaagaaagaaggggAAGTAAGTAGGGGAAGGAAGGGAGGGAAAGGAcaggaaagaagaaagagacagaTGGGAGgaatgaagggagagagaggatggaTGGAAGACAAAAGTAGGGGAAGTGAGGAAGGAAGAAGAGACAAAAGGGAGAAAGGaagggagacagagaggaaggagggagggacgAAACAGGGGAAGAAGGTAGGggaagtgagggagggaggcaggAATTAAAAAAGGTGAAGGAAGGGAGGAAAAAGGGAAAGTTAGTAGGGGAAGGGAGGAAGACAGGAAGAGACAAAGGGGACaggggaaagggagagagagatagaaagtggGAAGAAAGGGGAAGTAAGTAGGGGAAGTgagggaggaaggaagagaCAAAAGGGAAGAAGGAAGGGGAAGTGAGGGACGGAGGGAGAATTGAAAAAGACAGGAAAGAGAGGAAGGAGGGATGAAAAGGGGGAGTAAGTAGGGGAagtgaaggagggagggaggaagggaatgTTGAGGAAGGGAAGAATAAAGGGCGACgggaggaagagggagaaggagagggaggatagaaagaaaaataaagaaaacagatCAAGTCTAATAACAAAACTAATAACAAAAAATTGAAGTGATTGAAAAGGAATTcaggatgttctagataacagtgagtcacacATGTGCTGGACATGTGATAGAGGTATGGACAGTGCatgcagggggtgtggtctcaatagccctGCAGTGTGTGATGTGTCATGTGACTGGGACTGAGTATCCAAACTGTTTTGGTATCAGatctaattattttaatcaTGATTATGCCTCAGTATTTTTACCCACTTCATTTAACTTTGTTAATATTTCCCATAATTACCTGTTTATTCCCATAGTCATTTATTtgccttcatgtctgctgttgacaaaaaaCAGTGCATTGATGACAGTGTATGATAAAGTTCcttaaatgattcaatatttcCTATTAATTCCCAAAAAGTTCCCAGAATTTCCCAGAAAAAAGGAACGTTTTGGAATATTCCCGAATGTTCCCGAGCTGAAGTTCCCATGGAAAGACACGGGTAATTTACTGTCAATTTACTGTCAATTTACTGTCCTTTGCAGCCCTGGTTACTGATCACCTCCACACactttgaggagagtgtgtgaggattTAGACCATAGCTTCATGCTAACTGGTGTACATAATCTtctgttagcaacgttagccacacagctccagtgtaaaaccgAAGAAGCGAAACTGGGATCAGAATTAGATTTTAAAGTAAACaccaaacagagagagagagagagagagagagagagagagagagggcgagagagaggtgagggacGTACAGGCAGGTAGAGCACAAACAGAACAGAGTGGCAGTCCAACAGGCAGGCagttggacagacagacagttggaaagacagacagacagacagacagatggacagacggacAGGCAGGTGTTAACAGCTCACCGTTGCTGAGCTGGCTCTGCATTAGTGAGGTAGGGGGCATGCCTGAGCCCATACTGTCATTCAGGTTAGTCTGAGAGTGTAACGACTGCCCACCACTCGGGCCGATCCCACCTGGACCCATACTCATACTGGGGTTcggaggctgagagagagagagagagagagagagagagagagagagagagagagagagagagagagattagttCATTAGTTTCAGCATCCTCCTGTCTTTGTCTGAATTTAATAAAGCTAAAATTACAAATACTAACTTTAAAAtgagcagaaaaaaagaaaaagaaaaaagtgatacatgataaaagaaataaaaatgataaagagataatagaaagaaagaaaaagaaataaataatgaataaagaaaCACGAAATAGAAAGAATGGATgcaacaaaagaaagaaataaaaaagagaacgcaaatagagagagagagagagagagacatagagagagagagagag
Protein-coding sequences here:
- the LOC140576644 gene encoding calcium-responsive transactivator-like isoform X1: MSVTFSSTRPRGKGEVTQQTIQKMLDENHHLIQCIMDYQSKGKTAECTQYQQILHRNLVYLATIADSNQNMQSLLPAPPNPSMSMGPGGIGPSGGQSLHSQTNLNDSMGSGMPPTSLMQSQLSNGPSHAPMQQQSGPGPSTSMSLPSSSHGSGPGYSHSVPSSQGTTTLQGQGGYPSSSRTNLNMQSNQVSMMHQQGAGPHYSSSQAGGQHYQGQQSMGMMGQGNQGNSMMPQRPIGSYRPSQQGSAPQYMGQEEFYGEQYGHTASSSEPLNQQYYPDGHGEYPYQQSSYGEQGYERSFEESSQHYYEGGNPQYSQQQPQYQQGSGQQQTFTQQQYPSQPGYSGQPQGYGPGQGAPSQYSQYQQGQGQQYSSYRSTQSAPGGQPQRPYTYEQGQYGNYQQ